A window of Ruania suaedae contains these coding sequences:
- a CDS encoding sugar phosphate isomerase/epimerase family protein, translating to MITLANAPVSYGVFELDAEEGVELPGPEQIAAMVAAAGYAGIDSGPIGMLGRGEELRDRLQRHSLALAGGWVDMPFTDDDAFAAALPGYRDAMAFFAEGASLHPATAPRPTLADSGSAARRANPGGGEGLSLGPSGWDTLARNVTAAVEIAAEHGLRPTFHHHACTHVETPDEIDELLARTDIGLTFDTGHLIIGGGDPLEGLQRWSGRIDHLHLKDVRTAVLRDVVARKAGMRQVWTERAFVPLGEGDLDVEAVMSQILRSGYDGWLVIEQDVIPQPGDDPGRPQEHQVRNRDALTPWFPMGDLA from the coding sequence ATGATCACCCTCGCCAACGCTCCCGTCTCCTACGGCGTCTTCGAGCTGGACGCCGAGGAGGGCGTCGAGCTCCCCGGGCCCGAGCAGATCGCCGCCATGGTCGCGGCAGCGGGCTATGCCGGGATCGACTCCGGACCGATCGGCATGCTCGGCCGTGGCGAGGAGCTGCGCGACCGGCTGCAGCGGCACTCGCTCGCCCTGGCCGGCGGCTGGGTGGACATGCCGTTCACCGACGACGATGCCTTCGCCGCCGCCCTGCCCGGATACCGCGACGCGATGGCGTTCTTCGCCGAGGGCGCCTCGCTGCACCCTGCCACTGCGCCCCGCCCGACTCTCGCCGACTCCGGCTCCGCGGCCCGTCGCGCGAACCCGGGCGGCGGGGAAGGCCTGAGCCTGGGTCCCAGCGGGTGGGACACGCTGGCGCGGAACGTGACCGCCGCCGTCGAGATCGCGGCCGAGCACGGCCTGCGGCCGACCTTCCACCACCACGCCTGCACGCACGTGGAGACCCCGGACGAGATCGACGAGCTCCTGGCCCGCACCGATATCGGCCTGACCTTCGACACCGGTCACCTGATCATCGGCGGCGGCGACCCGCTCGAGGGGCTGCAGCGGTGGTCCGGCCGGATCGACCACCTGCACCTCAAGGACGTGCGCACGGCGGTGCTGCGCGATGTGGTGGCCCGCAAGGCCGGGATGCGCCAGGTCTGGACCGAGCGCGCCTTCGTGCCGCTGGGGGAGGGCGACCTGGACGTCGAGGCCGTCATGTCCCAGATCCTGCGCAGCGGCTACGACGGCTGGCTGGTCATCGAGCAGGACGTCATCCCCCAGCCCGGTGACGACCCCGGCCGGCCGCAGGAGCACCAGGTCCGCAACCGCGACGCCCTCACCCCCTGGTTCCCGATGGGAGACCTCGCATGA
- a CDS encoding Gfo/Idh/MocA family protein has translation MTRVRIGVLGLGAVTQSVHLPLLARRWDLFEIAAVADLSAERTDAVADRYGVAGRFTSRAALVAAHAEGSCPLDAVLVATTGTHGADVVALTDAGLAVLAEKPLALAEAEVDAIDTAVAAGAKVQLGYMKEYDPATAGAARALEGRRVRAVGVEILHPTSTAQLQFARLLPPAGDVDPDELATAVGPTATALDQALGAETPPRWRGLYEGVIIGSIVHDISLLRHLGHPISDVESATSWGASDEGPGSVEVLGALASGARLHLGWHFLPEYPDYRETVTFHHDGGSVSLVFSVPYLLNAPTVLTVVERGADGAEVRSEHRTSQQEAFENELAAFHALVTTGERPFSGAVEGRADLAVAQQILARLGQRHGFTPGGEAASR, from the coding sequence ATGACACGTGTCCGGATCGGCGTGCTCGGCCTCGGCGCCGTCACCCAGAGCGTCCATCTGCCCTTGCTCGCCCGGCGCTGGGATCTGTTCGAGATCGCCGCCGTGGCCGACCTCTCGGCCGAGCGTACCGACGCCGTCGCCGACCGCTACGGCGTGGCCGGACGATTCACCTCGCGCGCCGCGCTGGTGGCGGCCCACGCCGAGGGCAGCTGCCCGCTGGACGCCGTGCTGGTGGCCACCACCGGCACCCACGGCGCCGACGTGGTGGCCCTGACCGACGCCGGCCTGGCGGTGCTGGCGGAGAAGCCGCTGGCCCTCGCCGAGGCCGAGGTCGACGCCATCGACACCGCCGTGGCCGCCGGAGCGAAGGTCCAGCTCGGGTACATGAAGGAGTACGACCCGGCCACCGCGGGGGCCGCGCGGGCGCTCGAAGGCCGCCGGGTGCGCGCCGTCGGCGTGGAGATCCTGCACCCCACCTCGACCGCCCAGCTGCAATTCGCCCGGCTGCTCCCGCCGGCCGGTGACGTGGACCCGGACGAGCTGGCCACAGCCGTCGGGCCCACCGCCACAGCGCTGGACCAGGCCCTCGGCGCCGAGACCCCGCCGCGCTGGCGCGGCCTCTACGAAGGCGTGATCATCGGCTCGATCGTGCACGACATCTCGCTGCTGCGGCACCTGGGCCACCCGATCAGCGACGTCGAGTCGGCCACCAGCTGGGGCGCCTCCGACGAGGGCCCGGGCTCGGTGGAGGTCCTCGGCGCGCTCGCCTCCGGAGCCCGCCTGCACCTGGGCTGGCACTTCCTCCCCGAGTACCCCGACTACCGCGAGACCGTCACCTTCCACCACGACGGCGGCAGCGTGAGTCTCGTCTTCTCCGTGCCCTACCTGCTCAACGCCCCGACGGTCCTGACCGTCGTCGAGCGTGGGGCCGACGGCGCGGAAGTACGCAGCGAGCACCGCACCTCCCAGCAGGAGGCGTTCGAGAACGAGCTGGCCGCCTTCCACGCGCTGGTGACCACCGGCGAGCGGCCCTTCTCCGGCGCCGTCGAGGGCCGAGCCGATCTGGCGGTCGCGCAGCAGATCCTCGCGCGGCTCGGACAGCGCCACGGTTTCACCCCCGGCGGCGAGGCCGCCTCCCGCTGA